In Lineus longissimus chromosome 13, tnLinLong1.2, whole genome shotgun sequence, one genomic interval encodes:
- the LOC135498231 gene encoding speckle targeted PIP5K1A-regulated poly(A) polymerase-like isoform X2 — protein MQDQHGGAVGGKVTRTLRVKNFPRIPFIDNELWAYFERYGPVEDVYVEYRSFSYALVTFKKPGSAHTAQQQKRHWLGDFLLEVTLKEGRGHGKDDMAKLMEKKSEQEGPSSATDIDEMNHRLLDENETLDDQIKRLVEEVQLSPEDIELRKSVVDMLQGVFSLFFPGCTIHQFGSSVNGFGSTNSDMDIFLDLNLDKPIMKEQATKQPQAYPYVKHIESFRNMKGSFMSRDELEKVPVLDKAKLIAKILTTAGKGVSNVLTIPSNRCPLVRFVHNPTGKKIDLSLNNRIALVNTSLIQFYVAYERRFQPLMHTIRYWAKVKEITGNISAGPRLTNYALSLLVIFYLENVKPKVFPTPEELAMMCADSDRNRIDMWDCTLMTDKDKVPKSSNTMTVLELLTGFFKFYSEFDCVNNVISVRTGVAIPIGRISQHLSGSALTNFRVGPFCIQDPFVLEHNTALNVNERTSKMIYEEFHIAYQKLKNPSFGQKSETQSWGLPYLFSKENIEVSMPKAPVKAAECLISIPMTFGTCPKLFTIAASQGLDLNESWCMYVCKAVKFTLEKVLSADVKTFMDKTLESLVIDIQADDNKQMEASASEENTEGGEGCSQGDEKVDLGSKRGATEDLDSDSKKIKTAEEQEACNAPSGGKKGLSPAPPEKLQEWEETEDLLMVCHASVKHKVWTDRKRFSKNVQKRGASPIVFEAKVTNEIKESGEHKMWSPVLFTLEMFKDMNPCQVNLCMKLESPEMRGDFNMLFAFLKQFIPKVLANV, from the exons ATGCAGGACCAACATGGTGGTGCGGTGGGTGGCAAAGTAACTCGGACGCTTCGTGTTAAGAACTTCCCCCGAATACCATTCATTGACAATGAGCTGTGGGCGTACTTTGAGAGATATGGACCAGTCGAGGATGTTTATGTTGAATACAGATCATTT AGCTATGCCTTGGTGACCTTCAAGAAACCAGGGTCAGCCCACACAGCTCAGCAACAGAAGAGACACTGGCTTGGTGACTTCCTTCTTGAAGTGACCTTGAAGGAAGGCAGAGGTCATGGAAAAGACGATATGGCAAAACTGATGGAGAAGAAATCGGAGCAAGAGGGACCATCGTCTGCTACCGATATTGATGAAATGAATCACAGGctccttgatgaaaatgaaacg TTGGATGACCAGATCAAGCGCCTTGTGGAAGAGGTCCAGCTGAGCCCAGAAGATATAGAGTTAAGGAAGTCTGTTGTTGACATGCTCCAGGGGGTCTTCTCATTATTCTTCCCAG GTTGTACGATCCACCAGTTTGGGTCTTCGGTCAATGGATTTGGTAGCACCAACAGTGACATGGACATCTTTCTGGATCTCAACCTCGATAAACCCATCATGAAGGAACAG GCAACTAAACAACCCCAGGCGTATCCCTATGTTAAACATATTGAGTCATTCCGGAACATGAAAGGATCATTTATGTCACGTGATGAGTTAGAGAAGGTGCCGGTTCTCGACAAGGCGAAACTCATTGCCAAGATCTTGACGACTGCAGGGAAGGGCGTGTCTAATGTCCTGACCATCCCGAGCAACCGATGCCCTCTGGTGAGATTCGTGCACAACCCGACAGGAAAAAAGATCGACCTCAGTTTGAATAACAG GATTGCGCTTGTGAATACCAGCCTGATCCAGTTCTACGTTGCATATGAGCGGAGATTCCAGCCCCTGATGCACACGATCCGTTACTGGGCAAAGGTCAAGGAGATCACGGGAAATATCAGTGCCGGACCTCGACTAACAAACTACGCACTCTCACTGCTGGTGATCTTCTACTTAGAAAATGTCAAACCCAAAGTGTTCCCAACTCCTGAAGAGCTTGCAATGATGTGTG CTGATTCTGATCGGAACCGGATTGACATGTGGGACTGCACCCTAATGACAGACAAGGACAAGGTCCCCAAGTCATCAAACACAATGACTGTTT TGGAGCTCTTGACTGGATTCTTCAAGTTCTACTCTGAGTTTGACTGTGTGAACAATGTGATCAGCGTTAGGACTGGAGTGGCCATCCCGATAGGTCGCATCAGTCAACACTTGAGTGGAAGTGCCCTGACTAATTTTAGA GTTGGTCCTTTCTGCATCCAGGATCCTTTTGTCCTTGAGCACAATACAGCCCTGAATGTTAATGAGAGAACATCCAAGATGATCTATGAGGAATTCCACATTGCCTACCAGAAACTGAAAAACCCCTCGTTTGGCCAGAAAAGCGAAACACAAAGTTGGGGCCTTCCATATCTATTCTCAAAGGAAAACATTGAAGTCAGCATGCCCAAGGCCCCAGTCAAGGCTGCAGAGTGCTTGATCTCCATTCCGATGACCTTTGGAACATGTCCAAAACTTTTCACGATTGCCGCGTCCCAAGGCTTGGATTTGAATGAGTCATGGTGCATGTACGTTTGCAAAGCTGTCAAGTTCACACTAGAGAAGGTCTTGTCTGCAGACGTTAAGACGTTCATGGACAAGACCTTGGAGTCTTTGGTGATTGATATCCAGGCAGACGACAACAAGCAAATGGAAGCGTCTGCTTCTGAGGAAAATACTGAAGGAGGGGAGGGGTGCTCACAGGGGGATGAAAAGGTTGATTTGGGTTCTAAGCGAGGAGCCACAGAGGATTTAGACTCGGACTCCAAGAAGATCAAGACAGCAGAAGAGCAGGAGGCTTGTAATGCACCATCTGGTGGAAAGAAAGGATTGTCACCCGCCCCGCCTGAGAAGTTACAGGAGTGGGAAGAAACAGAAGACTTGCTGATGGTCTGCCATGCGAGTGTCAAACATAAAGTATGGACAGATCGCAAGCGCTTTAGTAAGAATGTGCAAAAGCGTGGTGCGTCACCGATAGTGTTCGAA
- the LOC135498088 gene encoding splicing factor 3A subunit 1-like — protein sequence MPELIPPTQIEPQEEAPQKAPTIGIIYPPPEVRNIVDKTASFVARNGPEFETRIRQNEINNPKFNFLNPNDPYNAYYQHKVKEFKEGRGQEPSALKLGSLLGPGAVLKTLDQQIKVPEPVVPTEPPPEYEFVADPPSISAFDLDVVKLTAQFVARNGRQFLTNLMNREQRNYQFDFLRPQHSLFTYFTKLVEQYTKILIPPKDLLAKCKGEAENPKEVLDQVRYRMEWAKFQERERRKEEEALERERVAYAQVDWHDFVVVETVDFQANEQGNLPPPTTPEEVGARMIAQERYEDGDVEMDVESEDDDDDGSDAESIDEEATTDEELGKKEESSSEEEDDESVPPPPPSVPPPPPDAPKPPPPPSDRPQLPPLPPAPGDVIIRKDYDPKAPKNVHMSQDQFLVSPITGEKIPADKVQEHVRIGLLDRKWMEQRDRQLADKQEHEEVIAPGISIGSNLKRLSERRTDIFGVGAEETQIGKKIGEEDKRVKEKVTWDGHTASMEKVSQKARENISIKEQIALIHKVQGLVHDDTKEKIGPALPKNPPSTSHTLPKPQPPPPAVSVPKPAPPPQQVQMQPKSMPKPMQMQMRQPMGRPMGGPVMVMPPGPPGLGPPGMRPPPLMGLQPPMGMPHMGGPPMGGFMGPPMGHPMPPQMEEEPPSKRMKTEESLVPEEEFLRRNRGPVTFKVAVPSMPDKGEYKLSGQMLMFTLPLTDSVAVIKAKLNEEVGMPAGKQKLQYDGLFIKDSNTLAYYNFVHGATVVLQLKERGGRKK from the exons TATCCGCCTCCAGAAGTCAGAA ATATTGTGGACAAGACTGCAAGTTTTGTGGCAAGGAATGGGCCTGAATTTGAAACTCGAATCCGTCAAAATGAGATCAACAATCCGAAGTTCAACTTCTTGAACCCGAATGACCCTTATAATGCATACTACCAGCATAAAGTAAAAGAGTTCAAAGAAGGGAGAGGTCAGGAGCCATCAGCTTTAAAG CTTGGAAGCCTTCTTGGACCAGGAGCAGTACTGAAGACACTGGATCAGCAGATTAAAGTTCCAGAACCTGTAGTACCAACAGAACCACCACCAGAGTATGAGTTTGTGGCAGACCCTCCTTCAATCTCCGCCTTTGACCT GGATGTGGTCAAGCTTACAGCGCAGTTTGTGGCTCGCAATGGCCGACAGTTTCTTACCAACTTGATGAATCGTGAGCAGCGGAACTACCAGTTCGATTTCTTACGTCCACAACACAGTTTGTTCACTTACTTCACAAAGTTGGTGGAACAGTACACGAAG ATCCTTATTCCGCCAAAAGATCTTCTTGCCAAGTGCAAAGGCGAGGCAGAAAATCCCAAAGAGGTTCTTGATCAGGTTCGATACCGCATGGAATGGGCAAAGTTCCAGGAGAGGGAACGTCGTAAGGAAGAAGAGGCCTTGGAACGAGAGCGTGTTGCATATGCCCAAGTCGATTGGCATGATTTTGTTGTTGTGGAGACGGTCGATTTCCAAGCTAATGAGCAGGGTAATCTGCCACCACCAACAACACCTGAGGAAGTGGGTGCCAGAATGATCGCACAGGAGCGTTATGAAGAT GGTGATGTTGAAATGGATGTTGAATCagaagatgacgacgatgatggcAGCGATGCGGAGAGCATCGATGAAGAAGCCACAACAGACGAGGAGTTGGGCAAGAAGGAGGAGAGCTCTTCAGAAGAGGAGGATGACGAATCTGTACCACCTCCACCACCCAGCGTCCCGCCACCACCTCCTGATGCTCCTAAACCGCCGCCACCACCTAGTGACAGGCCGCAGCTCCCACCATTACCGCCAGCTCCTGGTGACGTTATCATTAGGAAGGACTACGATCCTAAAG CGCCAAAGAATGTGCACATGAGCCAGGATCAGTTCCTTGTCTCGCCCATCACTGGAGAGAAGATCCCTGCAGACAAGGTCCAGGAGCACGTCAGAATCG GCTTGTTGGATCGTAAATGGATGGAGCAGAGAGACCGCCAGCTCGCCGACAAGCAGGAACATGAAGAAGTCATTGCACCTGGTATCTCTATTGGCAGTAACTTGAAGAGGCTCTCAGAGCGACGTACCGATATCTTTGGTGTTGGAGCAGAGGAGACGCAAATTGGTAAAAAG ATCGGTGAGGAAGACAAGAGGGTGAAGGAGAAGGTGACCTGGGATGGTCACACAGCCTCGATGGAGAAAGTCTCGCAGAAGGCCCGTGAGAATATCTCGATTAAGGAGCAGATTGCTTTGATTCACAAGGTTCAAGGATTAGT TCacgacgacacaaaagaaaagaTTGGCCCTGCTCTGCCCAAGAATCCACCATCGACATCACACACGCTGCCCAAGCCGCAGCCCCCTCCCCCTGCTGTCTCGGTACCTAAGCCTGCACCTCCGCCGCAACAAGTGCAGATGCAACCCAAGTCAATGCCGAAACCGATGCAGATGCAAATGAGGCAGCCGATGGGACGTCCGATGGGTGGGCCTGTGATGGTGATGCCACCTGGACCGCCTGGTTTGGGACCTCCAGGCATGAGGCCACCTCCTCTGATGG GACTACAGCCGCCAATGGGTATGCCTCATATGGGTGGGCCCCCGATGGGGGGTTTCATGGGGCCCCCAATGGGCCATCCGATGCCTCCACAAATGGAGGAAGAGCCTCCATCCAAGAGGATGAAAACAGAGGAGAGCTTGGTCCCAGAAGAAGAGTTCTTGAGGAGAAACAGG GGTCCAGTCACATTCAAAGTTGCTGTGCCTAGCATGCCGGACAAGGGAGAGTACAAACTCAGTGGACAGATGCTTATGTTCACCTTGCCTCTTACAGACAGCGTGGCCGTCATCAAGGCTAAGCTTAACGAGGAGGTTGGCATGCCAGCTGGCAAGCAGAAACTGCAATATGAT GGCCTGTTCATCAAAGATTCAAACACACTGGCCTACTATAACTTTGTGCACGGAGCGACGGTTGTTCTTCAGCTGAAGGAAAGAGGAGGAAGGAAAAAGTAA
- the LOC135497821 gene encoding membrane progestin receptor gamma-like translates to MLSIRGHHYRFDQVPGVFKESFIIHGYRHPKSSAKQCVLSIFQGNNETLNVWTHFLPIWYFLWRFIRLTHVMDFWNDPYCCPLLAFMITVCAYLLFSAAAHAFNTMSVRARHICFMIDYAGLSLYGFGASVVYKAYAFPDYLFDTWYADVYLPIAFVLCILCTFFSSLSRFIQPGTFQKVCRLGAFAIPCTWASLPVLFRVIFCFLDVQGCFEAALMYHLWQFFFVFTAAFLYASHMPERLIPGKFDIIGHSHQLFHICSVLASNCQTNAVLSDHMERKTLLENHNTVPSFTISIIGMSAIAVINMLIVISFAIKLHYTHFQVDDLINVPASNSHKCKCH, encoded by the coding sequence ATGCTGTCCATACGAGGCCACCATTACCGCTTCGACCAAGTGCCAGGCGTCTTCAAGGAGTcgttcataatccatggctacaGGCATCCGAAGAGTTCAGCCAAACAATGCGTCCTGTCCATCTTCCAAGGCAACAATGAGACGCTGAACGTATGGACGCACTTCCTGCCGATATGGTACTTCCTGTGGCGGTTTATCCGACTGACGCACGTCATGGACTTCTGGAACGATCCGTACTGCTGCCCTCTATTAGCGTTCATGATAACCGTCTGTGCGTATCTGctgttcagtgctgctgctcACGCCTTCAACACAATGTCCGTCCGAGCACGTCACATCTGTTTTATGATCGATTATGCCGGGTTGAGCCTTTACGGATTTGGTGCATCAGTCGTTTACAAAGCTTATGCATTTCCTGATTACCTCTTCGATACGTGGTACGCAGACGTCTACCTTCCGATCGCCTTTGTATTGTGTATATTATGTACTTTCTTCTCCTCGTTATCGCGATTCATTCAGCCAGGAACTTTTCAAAAAGTATGTCGTCTCGGAGCATTTGCCATACCGTGCACATGGGCAAGTTTGCCCGTACTCTTCcgtgtcatattctgtttcCTTGACGTCCAGGGTTGTTTCGAGGCAGCCCTCATGTATCATCTGTGGCAGTTTTTCTTTGTCTTCACCGCTGCATTTCTATATGCGAGTCACATGCCAGAGCGCCTCATACCGGGAAAATTTGACATCATCGGCCACAGCCATCAACTGTTTCACATCTGTTCTGTGTTAGCCTCGAACTGCCAGACCAATGCCGTCTTATCCGACCATATGGAGCGGAAGACACTGCTCGAGAACCACAACACCGTCCCATCTTTCACAATCTCAATCATCGGGATGTCGGCCATTGCTGTTATCAATATGCTTATTGTGATATCATTTGCGATAAAGCTGCATTATACTCATTTTCAGGTAGATGATCTTATAAACGTTCCAGCCTCCAATTCTCACAAGTGTAAATGTCACTGA
- the LOC135498231 gene encoding speckle targeted PIP5K1A-regulated poly(A) polymerase-like isoform X1, translated as MEYHCDVCNISVNSEQILEDHYRGKKHRKMQDQHGGAVGGKVTRTLRVKNFPRIPFIDNELWAYFERYGPVEDVYVEYRSFSYALVTFKKPGSAHTAQQQKRHWLGDFLLEVTLKEGRGHGKDDMAKLMEKKSEQEGPSSATDIDEMNHRLLDENETLDDQIKRLVEEVQLSPEDIELRKSVVDMLQGVFSLFFPGCTIHQFGSSVNGFGSTNSDMDIFLDLNLDKPIMKEQATKQPQAYPYVKHIESFRNMKGSFMSRDELEKVPVLDKAKLIAKILTTAGKGVSNVLTIPSNRCPLVRFVHNPTGKKIDLSLNNRIALVNTSLIQFYVAYERRFQPLMHTIRYWAKVKEITGNISAGPRLTNYALSLLVIFYLENVKPKVFPTPEELAMMCADSDRNRIDMWDCTLMTDKDKVPKSSNTMTVLELLTGFFKFYSEFDCVNNVISVRTGVAIPIGRISQHLSGSALTNFRVGPFCIQDPFVLEHNTALNVNERTSKMIYEEFHIAYQKLKNPSFGQKSETQSWGLPYLFSKENIEVSMPKAPVKAAECLISIPMTFGTCPKLFTIAASQGLDLNESWCMYVCKAVKFTLEKVLSADVKTFMDKTLESLVIDIQADDNKQMEASASEENTEGGEGCSQGDEKVDLGSKRGATEDLDSDSKKIKTAEEQEACNAPSGGKKGLSPAPPEKLQEWEETEDLLMVCHASVKHKVWTDRKRFSKNVQKRGASPIVFEAKVTNEIKESGEHKMWSPVLFTLEMFKDMNPCQVNLCMKLESPEMRGDFNMLFAFLKQFIPKVLANV; from the exons ATGGAGTACCACTGTGATGTGTGCAACATCTCTGTAAATTCAG AGCAAATCCTCGAGGACCATTATCGTGGGAAGAAGCATCGTAAGATGCAGGACCAACATGGTGGTGCGGTGGGTGGCAAAGTAACTCGGACGCTTCGTGTTAAGAACTTCCCCCGAATACCATTCATTGACAATGAGCTGTGGGCGTACTTTGAGAGATATGGACCAGTCGAGGATGTTTATGTTGAATACAGATCATTT AGCTATGCCTTGGTGACCTTCAAGAAACCAGGGTCAGCCCACACAGCTCAGCAACAGAAGAGACACTGGCTTGGTGACTTCCTTCTTGAAGTGACCTTGAAGGAAGGCAGAGGTCATGGAAAAGACGATATGGCAAAACTGATGGAGAAGAAATCGGAGCAAGAGGGACCATCGTCTGCTACCGATATTGATGAAATGAATCACAGGctccttgatgaaaatgaaacg TTGGATGACCAGATCAAGCGCCTTGTGGAAGAGGTCCAGCTGAGCCCAGAAGATATAGAGTTAAGGAAGTCTGTTGTTGACATGCTCCAGGGGGTCTTCTCATTATTCTTCCCAG GTTGTACGATCCACCAGTTTGGGTCTTCGGTCAATGGATTTGGTAGCACCAACAGTGACATGGACATCTTTCTGGATCTCAACCTCGATAAACCCATCATGAAGGAACAG GCAACTAAACAACCCCAGGCGTATCCCTATGTTAAACATATTGAGTCATTCCGGAACATGAAAGGATCATTTATGTCACGTGATGAGTTAGAGAAGGTGCCGGTTCTCGACAAGGCGAAACTCATTGCCAAGATCTTGACGACTGCAGGGAAGGGCGTGTCTAATGTCCTGACCATCCCGAGCAACCGATGCCCTCTGGTGAGATTCGTGCACAACCCGACAGGAAAAAAGATCGACCTCAGTTTGAATAACAG GATTGCGCTTGTGAATACCAGCCTGATCCAGTTCTACGTTGCATATGAGCGGAGATTCCAGCCCCTGATGCACACGATCCGTTACTGGGCAAAGGTCAAGGAGATCACGGGAAATATCAGTGCCGGACCTCGACTAACAAACTACGCACTCTCACTGCTGGTGATCTTCTACTTAGAAAATGTCAAACCCAAAGTGTTCCCAACTCCTGAAGAGCTTGCAATGATGTGTG CTGATTCTGATCGGAACCGGATTGACATGTGGGACTGCACCCTAATGACAGACAAGGACAAGGTCCCCAAGTCATCAAACACAATGACTGTTT TGGAGCTCTTGACTGGATTCTTCAAGTTCTACTCTGAGTTTGACTGTGTGAACAATGTGATCAGCGTTAGGACTGGAGTGGCCATCCCGATAGGTCGCATCAGTCAACACTTGAGTGGAAGTGCCCTGACTAATTTTAGA GTTGGTCCTTTCTGCATCCAGGATCCTTTTGTCCTTGAGCACAATACAGCCCTGAATGTTAATGAGAGAACATCCAAGATGATCTATGAGGAATTCCACATTGCCTACCAGAAACTGAAAAACCCCTCGTTTGGCCAGAAAAGCGAAACACAAAGTTGGGGCCTTCCATATCTATTCTCAAAGGAAAACATTGAAGTCAGCATGCCCAAGGCCCCAGTCAAGGCTGCAGAGTGCTTGATCTCCATTCCGATGACCTTTGGAACATGTCCAAAACTTTTCACGATTGCCGCGTCCCAAGGCTTGGATTTGAATGAGTCATGGTGCATGTACGTTTGCAAAGCTGTCAAGTTCACACTAGAGAAGGTCTTGTCTGCAGACGTTAAGACGTTCATGGACAAGACCTTGGAGTCTTTGGTGATTGATATCCAGGCAGACGACAACAAGCAAATGGAAGCGTCTGCTTCTGAGGAAAATACTGAAGGAGGGGAGGGGTGCTCACAGGGGGATGAAAAGGTTGATTTGGGTTCTAAGCGAGGAGCCACAGAGGATTTAGACTCGGACTCCAAGAAGATCAAGACAGCAGAAGAGCAGGAGGCTTGTAATGCACCATCTGGTGGAAAGAAAGGATTGTCACCCGCCCCGCCTGAGAAGTTACAGGAGTGGGAAGAAACAGAAGACTTGCTGATGGTCTGCCATGCGAGTGTCAAACATAAAGTATGGACAGATCGCAAGCGCTTTAGTAAGAATGTGCAAAAGCGTGGTGCGTCACCGATAGTGTTCGAA
- the LOC135497996 gene encoding proteasome subunit beta type-3-like has translation MSIMSYNGAAIIAMIGKDCVAIAADRRYGIQAQTVSTDFQKIFEMGPRLYVGLPGLATDVQTVGQRLAFRLKLYELRENRRIKPKTFMSMVSNLLYERRFGPYFVEPVIAGLDPLTDKPFIASMDLIGCPMVTDDFVVSGTCSEQMYGMCETLWKPDMTPDELFEQISQALLNAVDRDACSGWGGIVHVIEKDKVTTRTLKGRMD, from the exons ATG agtATTATGTCCTACAACGGAGCGGCTATTATAGCCATGATTGGTAAAGACTGTGTGGCCATTGCTGCTGACAGACGCTATGGCATCCAGGCACAGACTGTCAGCACTGACTTCCAGAAGATCTTTGAAATGGGACCAAGATTGTATGTGGGTTTGCCAGGTTTGGCCACTGATGTTCAGACAGT TGGACAGAGGTTGGCATTCCGACTGAAACTTTATGAACTCCGTGAAAACCGACGGATTAAGCCAAAGACATTTATGAGTATGGTGTCAAATCTACTTTATGAGAGGAG GTTCGGTCCCTACTTCGTGGAGCCTGTGATCGCTGGCCTGGATCCTTTAACCGACAAGCCGTTCATTGCATCCATGGATCTGATTGGCTGCCCCATGGTTACAGACGACTTTGTCGTTAGTGGAACGTGTTCAGAACAAATGTACGGAATGTGCGAGACGTTATGGAAACCAGATATG ACGCCAGATGAACTATTCGAGCAGATCTCCCAAGCATTACTGAACGCCGTCGACAGAGATGCTTGTTCTGGATGGGGTGGAATAGTTCATGTCAT TGAAAAAGACAAGGTTACAACTAGGACACTGAAAGGAAGAATGGATTAA